From Psychrobacillus sp. FSL K6-2836, a single genomic window includes:
- the dnaE gene encoding DNA polymerase III subunit alpha, protein MKTVYPQIVTSADMLKSTIQLEQLTQKLKQNNARAAAITNSKLYGLLPFWHALHAHKIKPVLGLTVNVQLESNIVGLVLYAKDHNGYENLLKISSSIETRDITALPKRWLEAYKSGLIAVYKGESSTSIEQLTELQNIFGSVNFYLAMERPNGEKLDHEEIIIQLGEQLSIPITAYHMSRYIEKEDAFAYEVLNAMDQSLKMSDHARLKPSSNSLHLLSTEEWSEWFSDVPNWIENTEQMLNSCNVDIEKTASIMPKYPLPETKNSKDFLRELCEDGLSKRIKEITKPYIERLNYELSIINQMNYEDYFLIVQDFMKFSKQQNILTGPGRGSSASSLVAFSLNITDVDPLRYGLLFERFLNPERITMPDIDIDFADSRRMEVIQYVVEKYGKNYVSQIITFGTLSAKAAAREVARVFGFESTTLEAISSFIPAKPGITLNEAYTMSEKLREFIQTEDVRKKWFKVALALEGLPRNASTHAAGVVLSPVSLVDVIPIQSGHEDIYLTQWPMKEVEQVGLLKMDFLGLRNLTIIERILKIINYKQSNPFKLTEIPLHDELTFQLLQQGNTTGVFQLESAGMRQALKQIHPTKFEDVVAVNALFRPGPMESIPLYAKRKAGQAPITYEHPILEPILKETYGIIVYQEQIMQIASKMAGFTFGEADLLRRAVSKKNREVLQNERVHFVQKAIQEGHSEQSASAVYDLIVRFADYGFPKSHAVAYSVISFQMAYLKAHFPVAFYSALLSIATGNQAKINELMMEMKQKDMEILAPSIFRSQRFFTVEKGGVRFGLQAIKGVSYNFIQKLLQKRIERETKWEDIFDLASDLSAVHFTRKNVEPLIKAGALDEFGYERSTLLSTLDAAVKYAELISPTEESDLFGGDASHFGKSKYIKSDPLPIMEKLQFEKEVLGQYFSEHPTLSKKKMLKDKINNIWDILQTTKDMSVKIVGLIQDIKRIRTKKGEAMAFLTVQDDTGSLSVTLFPEEYAKFNTLLKEQEMLVITGKSERRNGRSQIITKYMEK, encoded by the coding sequence ATGAAAACAGTATATCCACAAATTGTGACGTCGGCGGATATGCTGAAGAGCACAATACAATTGGAACAACTTACGCAAAAGCTAAAACAGAATAATGCGAGGGCAGCTGCCATTACAAATAGTAAATTGTATGGATTACTGCCTTTTTGGCATGCATTACATGCGCACAAGATTAAACCTGTCCTGGGACTCACCGTTAATGTTCAATTAGAGTCAAATATTGTAGGTCTGGTGCTATACGCGAAAGATCATAATGGTTATGAAAATTTGCTGAAAATATCAAGTAGTATCGAGACAAGAGATATTACAGCTCTACCTAAAAGATGGCTAGAAGCATATAAAAGTGGATTGATCGCTGTTTATAAAGGGGAGTCTTCTACTTCGATAGAGCAGCTTACCGAATTGCAAAATATATTTGGAAGTGTGAATTTCTATCTTGCAATGGAACGACCAAATGGTGAAAAACTAGACCATGAAGAAATAATCATTCAGTTGGGTGAACAGTTGTCCATACCAATTACTGCATACCATATGAGTCGATACATAGAAAAAGAAGATGCTTTTGCATATGAAGTGTTAAATGCGATGGATCAGTCGCTAAAAATGAGTGATCACGCTCGCTTAAAACCTTCTTCCAACTCCCTTCATCTCCTTTCTACTGAAGAATGGAGTGAATGGTTTTCAGACGTTCCAAACTGGATTGAAAACACAGAGCAGATGCTTAATAGCTGTAATGTTGATATTGAAAAAACTGCTTCTATTATGCCTAAATATCCATTACCCGAAACGAAGAATTCTAAGGACTTTTTAAGAGAACTTTGTGAGGATGGACTGAGTAAACGGATAAAGGAAATTACGAAGCCATATATAGAGCGCTTAAATTATGAACTGTCCATTATTAACCAAATGAACTATGAGGACTATTTTTTAATCGTTCAGGATTTCATGAAGTTCTCTAAACAACAAAATATATTAACTGGCCCGGGTCGTGGATCTTCCGCCAGTTCACTTGTAGCATTTTCTTTAAATATTACCGACGTAGATCCCCTTCGTTATGGTTTACTATTTGAGCGGTTTTTAAATCCAGAACGAATTACAATGCCAGATATTGATATTGACTTTGCGGATTCGAGAAGGATGGAAGTTATTCAATATGTCGTAGAGAAATATGGAAAGAACTATGTCTCCCAAATTATTACGTTTGGAACATTGTCAGCAAAAGCTGCTGCTAGAGAAGTTGCTAGAGTGTTTGGATTTGAGTCTACTACTTTGGAAGCTATTTCTTCTTTTATACCTGCAAAGCCCGGAATCACGTTAAATGAAGCATATACGATGTCTGAGAAGTTGCGTGAGTTTATACAAACAGAAGACGTTCGAAAAAAATGGTTTAAGGTCGCACTTGCTTTAGAGGGATTACCAAGGAATGCCTCTACACACGCAGCAGGGGTGGTATTATCACCAGTATCTTTAGTGGACGTTATTCCTATTCAAAGTGGGCATGAGGATATCTATTTAACGCAATGGCCGATGAAGGAAGTAGAACAAGTCGGATTACTTAAAATGGATTTTTTAGGGCTACGAAATTTGACGATTATTGAAAGAATTTTGAAGATCATTAATTATAAACAATCAAATCCATTTAAATTAACAGAAATTCCGCTGCATGATGAGCTGACCTTTCAGCTATTACAGCAAGGAAATACTACAGGTGTATTTCAATTGGAATCAGCCGGAATGCGACAAGCCCTTAAACAAATTCATCCAACAAAGTTTGAAGATGTAGTTGCAGTAAACGCATTATTCCGTCCAGGTCCAATGGAAAGCATACCTCTATACGCAAAGCGAAAAGCAGGACAGGCTCCCATAACTTATGAACATCCCATATTAGAGCCAATTTTAAAAGAAACCTATGGCATCATAGTTTACCAGGAGCAGATTATGCAAATTGCCTCAAAAATGGCTGGTTTTACGTTCGGAGAAGCCGATTTATTACGTAGAGCTGTAAGCAAAAAAAATCGTGAAGTTTTACAAAATGAACGTGTACACTTTGTTCAAAAAGCTATTCAAGAGGGGCACTCAGAACAGTCAGCGTCAGCAGTTTATGATTTAATCGTCCGATTTGCTGACTATGGTTTTCCAAAAAGTCATGCTGTGGCCTATAGTGTTATTTCTTTTCAAATGGCTTATTTAAAAGCACATTTCCCTGTAGCTTTTTATAGTGCTTTATTGAGCATAGCTACCGGAAACCAAGCGAAAATAAATGAGTTAATGATGGAAATGAAACAAAAAGACATGGAGATTCTTGCACCCTCCATTTTCCGTAGTCAACGCTTCTTCACAGTTGAAAAAGGAGGAGTGCGATTTGGTTTACAAGCCATAAAAGGGGTTTCCTATAATTTTATACAAAAATTATTACAGAAACGTATCGAACGAGAAACCAAATGGGAGGATATATTTGACTTGGCTTCTGATTTGTCAGCAGTTCATTTTACAAGAAAAAATGTAGAACCATTGATCAAAGCAGGGGCTTTAGATGAATTCGGTTATGAGAGATCGACTCTGTTATCTACTTTAGACGCAGCTGTTAAATATGCTGAATTGATAAGTCCCACCGAGGAATCAGATTTGTTTGGGGGAGATGCCTCTCATTTTGGAAAGTCTAAGTATATAAAATCAGATCCACTTCCAATTATGGAGAAGCTACAATTTGAAAAGGAAGTTTTAGGTCAATACTTTTCAGAGCATCCTACACTATCTAAGAAGAAAATGTTGAAGGATAAAATCAATAACATTTGGGATATATTGCAGACAACAAAAGATATGTCTGTAAAGATAGTAGGACTAATACAGGACATAAAACGAATTCGTACAAAAAAAGGAGAGGCAATGGCTTTTCTAACAGTACAGGACGATACTGGTAGCTTGTCAGTAACCTTATTTCCAGAGGAATATGCAAAATTTAATACGTTATTAAAAGAGCAGGAAATGCTTGTTATCACAGGAAAATCAGAACGTAGAAATGGCCGCTCTCAAATCATTACTAAATATATGGAGAAGTAA
- a CDS encoding FadR/GntR family transcriptional regulator, with the protein MDPTNNPKKMFLEIVKQLRQLIAEENVSVGGKLPSERELAERLQVGRSTVREALRSLELLGLIETRRGEGTFLSDYRKHRLVEVLSTFILQESKSKEDVHITRHALEKDAIYTISNSKRLYELHIWDAFKEKLMVEEIIREDIIREIIIISNNRLGLKIWFLLKQFAGEPYQEIMILEEKSLWIQLLTAMQNGEEHQAISLYNEWLLLINRGDV; encoded by the coding sequence ATGGACCCAACGAATAATCCTAAAAAAATGTTTCTGGAAATAGTCAAGCAGTTGAGACAACTAATTGCAGAAGAAAATGTTTCTGTTGGTGGTAAATTGCCTTCTGAAAGAGAGCTAGCAGAGCGACTTCAGGTAGGTAGATCAACAGTAAGGGAAGCGCTTAGGAGTTTAGAATTACTCGGTCTAATAGAAACACGTCGAGGTGAAGGTACTTTTCTATCGGATTATCGCAAGCATCGGCTAGTTGAGGTACTATCTACATTTATCCTACAAGAGTCTAAGTCGAAGGAAGATGTGCATATAACGAGACATGCATTAGAGAAAGATGCAATCTATACAATTAGTAACTCTAAGAGACTTTATGAACTACATATATGGGATGCCTTTAAAGAAAAACTTATGGTAGAAGAAATAATTCGAGAAGATATAATTCGTGAAATTATAATCATCTCCAATAATCGATTAGGTTTAAAAATTTGGTTTTTGTTAAAACAGTTTGCAGGAGAGCCTTACCAAGAGATTATGATTCTAGAAGAGAAATCACTTTGGATTCAGCTTCTTACTGCAATGCAAAATGGAGAAGAACACCAAGCGATATCTCTATATAATGAATGGCTTTTGCTAATTAATAGGGGAGATGTATAA
- the accD gene encoding acetyl-CoA carboxylase, carboxyltransferase subunit beta gives MSIRDIFRKNQKKKYATIPTEKAKNDVPEGIMMKCPECRKNVFTKDLMKNLKVCPTCDHHMKMTAWERVEIFLDENTFESMDDHLETVNPLNFPSYTEKIKADAQKTGLNEAVLTGIGQLDGQQVVVAIMDSHFRMGSMGSVVGEKITRAVEKATELSIPFIIFTASGGARMQEGVLSLMQMAKTSVALRRHSDHGLLYISILTHPTTGGVSASFASVGDINIAEPKALIGFAGRRVIEQTVREKLPEDFQTAEFLMNHGQLDAIIHRKEMREKVASIVHLHMTKEGAKW, from the coding sequence ATGAGTATTCGAGATATATTTAGAAAAAATCAAAAGAAAAAATATGCCACAATACCGACTGAAAAAGCAAAAAATGATGTGCCAGAAGGTATTATGATGAAATGCCCTGAGTGTAGAAAAAATGTATTTACAAAAGACTTGATGAAGAATTTAAAGGTATGTCCTACATGTGATCATCATATGAAAATGACAGCCTGGGAGCGTGTAGAAATTTTTCTAGATGAAAATACATTTGAGTCGATGGATGATCATTTAGAAACTGTAAATCCTTTGAATTTCCCTAGTTATACGGAAAAGATAAAGGCGGACGCACAAAAGACAGGATTGAATGAAGCTGTTCTTACTGGAATTGGACAATTAGATGGACAACAAGTCGTTGTAGCTATCATGGATTCACATTTTAGAATGGGATCTATGGGTTCAGTAGTAGGCGAGAAAATTACGAGAGCTGTTGAGAAGGCTACAGAGCTTAGTATTCCTTTTATTATTTTCACTGCAAGTGGAGGAGCAAGAATGCAAGAAGGTGTCCTTTCGCTAATGCAAATGGCAAAAACGTCTGTAGCATTAAGACGACATAGTGATCATGGACTATTATATATTTCAATTCTTACGCATCCTACAACGGGTGGAGTTTCTGCAAGCTTCGCATCAGTAGGAGATATTAATATTGCCGAGCCTAAAGCTTTAATCGGCTTTGCTGGTAGACGAGTGATTGAACAGACAGTGCGAGAAAAACTTCCAGAAGATTTTCAAACTGCTGAGTTTTTGATGAATCATGGACAGTTGGATGCCATAATTCATCGAAAAGAAATGCGCGAAAAAGTTGCTTCCATCGTTCATCTTCATATGACTAAGGAGGGTGCAAAATGGTAA
- a CDS encoding acetyl-CoA carboxylase carboxyltransferase subunit alpha, whose translation MVKVLPFEEPIVQLKTKIEELKEYTKSADVDMSVEIVNLEARLEKLEQEIYENMEPWDRVQVARHPSRPTTRDYIQLLCTEFIELHGDRFFGDDAAIIGGIALFEGKPITIIGHQRGLDTKENIKRNFGMPHPEGYRKALRLMKQAEKFNRPIVCMIDTKGAYPGKAAEERGQSEAIARNLVEMAGLKVPVISVVIGEGGSGGALALGVANHIHMLENSTYSVISPEGAASILWKDASLAKQAAEAMKITAPDLKKMGIIDTVITEVHGGAHKDIAAQANYMKETLLTSLKQLQNLAPDELIENRYVKFKNIGEFNE comes from the coding sequence ATGGTAAAAGTACTACCTTTTGAAGAACCAATTGTACAATTAAAAACAAAAATAGAAGAATTGAAAGAGTACACAAAAAGTGCTGACGTTGATATGTCAGTAGAAATCGTCAATTTAGAAGCTAGACTAGAAAAATTAGAGCAAGAGATATATGAAAATATGGAACCTTGGGATCGGGTTCAGGTCGCTCGTCATCCTAGTCGTCCCACTACAAGAGATTATATCCAATTATTATGTACAGAATTTATTGAACTCCACGGAGATAGATTTTTCGGTGACGATGCAGCGATTATAGGTGGAATAGCGTTGTTTGAAGGGAAACCAATAACAATCATTGGACATCAAAGAGGGTTAGATACAAAAGAGAATATAAAACGTAATTTTGGTATGCCTCATCCAGAGGGGTATCGAAAAGCCTTGCGATTAATGAAACAAGCAGAAAAGTTTAATCGTCCGATAGTTTGTATGATAGATACGAAAGGCGCTTATCCAGGAAAAGCAGCGGAGGAACGTGGGCAAAGTGAAGCTATAGCTAGAAACTTAGTAGAAATGGCTGGACTTAAAGTGCCGGTAATAAGTGTTGTTATTGGAGAAGGTGGCAGTGGAGGAGCATTAGCATTAGGTGTAGCTAATCATATTCATATGTTAGAAAACTCTACGTACTCCGTTATTTCACCAGAAGGAGCTGCATCGATTCTTTGGAAGGATGCATCCTTGGCAAAACAAGCTGCAGAAGCGATGAAAATTACTGCTCCAGATTTAAAGAAGATGGGTATTATTGATACTGTCATCACAGAAGTACATGGAGGAGCTCATAAAGATATAGCCGCACAGGCTAATTATATGAAAGAAACCCTTCTTACTTCTTTAAAACAATTACAGAATTTAGCACCAGATGAACTAATAGAAAATCGTTATGTTAAATTTAAAAATATTGGGGAATTTAATGAATAA
- the pfkA gene encoding 6-phosphofructokinase, translated as MKRIGVLTSGGDAPGMNAAVRAVVRKAIYEGLEVVGIFHGYQGLIEGKMEVLDLGSVGDIIQRGGTKLYSARCPEFRTEEGQQKAVEQLKAHGIEGLVIIGGDGSYRGSMKLTENGFPCVGIPGTIDNDIPGTDYTLGFDTALNTVIESIDKIRDTATSHERTFIVEVMGRDAGDLALWAGVAGGAETIIIPEVEINMDEIVERLKSGSERGKKHSIIIVAEGVMSGAEFASKLKDLADIETRVSVLGHIQRGGSPTGRDRVLASLFGAKAVEVLLTGNGGRAIGIRNHQVVDYDMNEAFENHEEFDISMYQLSKELSI; from the coding sequence ATGAAGAGAATTGGCGTATTAACAAGTGGAGGAGACGCTCCCGGCATGAACGCAGCAGTTCGAGCTGTTGTAAGAAAAGCCATCTACGAGGGGCTGGAAGTAGTGGGTATCTTCCATGGCTATCAAGGTCTAATCGAAGGTAAAATGGAAGTTTTAGACCTAGGTTCTGTTGGCGATATTATTCAAAGAGGTGGAACAAAACTGTATTCCGCAAGATGCCCAGAGTTCCGGACAGAGGAAGGTCAACAAAAAGCGGTAGAGCAACTAAAGGCTCATGGTATTGAAGGTTTAGTAATTATCGGTGGGGATGGTTCTTATCGTGGTTCTATGAAATTAACGGAAAATGGTTTCCCTTGTGTAGGAATACCAGGAACAATCGATAATGATATTCCAGGTACAGATTATACGCTTGGATTTGATACAGCTTTAAATACAGTCATCGAAAGTATCGATAAAATCAGAGATACTGCCACATCGCATGAACGTACATTTATCGTGGAAGTAATGGGGAGAGATGCCGGAGACCTTGCTTTATGGGCTGGAGTTGCAGGTGGAGCAGAAACTATTATTATTCCTGAAGTAGAGATAAATATGGATGAGATTGTCGAGCGTCTAAAAAGCGGTTCGGAACGAGGGAAAAAGCATAGTATTATTATTGTTGCTGAGGGTGTGATGAGTGGTGCAGAATTTGCTAGTAAACTCAAGGACTTAGCAGATATTGAGACGAGAGTTTCGGTACTTGGACATATTCAACGCGGTGGTTCACCAACAGGTCGCGATCGTGTGCTAGCAAGTTTATTTGGAGCTAAAGCTGTAGAGGTTCTTCTAACTGGAAATGGCGGGCGTGCGATTGGCATACGGAATCATCAAGTGGTAGACTATGATATGAATGAAGCATTTGAAAATCATGAAGAATTTGATATATCTATGTATCAATTATCTAAAGAATTATCTATCTAA
- the pyk gene encoding pyruvate kinase, with protein sequence MRKTKIVCTIGPASESEEMLEKLINAGMNVARLNFSHGNHEEHSARIQTIRKVSKKTGKVVGILLDTKGPEIRTHKMENGAIELQSGETIEISMTEVLGTLERFSISYEKLIEDVHEGSVILLDDGLIELIVQKIDKENGIISTYIQNAGTLKNNKGVNVPGVSVQLPGMTEKDAQDILFGIEQDIDFVAASFVRRAKDVLEIRKLLEENNGEHIQIIAKIENQEGVDNIDEIIQVSDGLMVARGDLGVEIPAEEVPLVQKKLITKCNEAGKPVITATQMLDSMQRNPRPTRAEASDVANAIFDGTDAIMLSGETAAGLYPVEAVQTMDKIARRTENAVDYRENVTKISKARDVNLTDAIGQAVAHTAINLKVKAVIAPTESGYTAKMIAKFRPGVPIIAVTSTATPSRKLTLVWGVYPIVGKKAHSTDEILEVAVEESILHHYVTHGDLVVITAGVPVGEAGTTNLMKVHIIGDLVARGQGIGKNTAFGKAIVVNNAEELAGQDTTDSIIVTLGSDRDMVPSIEKCRGLITEEGGLTSHAAVVGLSLGVPVIVGVKDATTLIKNGQELTIDAESGFIYHGHASII encoded by the coding sequence ATGAGAAAAACTAAAATAGTTTGTACAATTGGACCCGCAAGTGAATCAGAAGAAATGTTAGAGAAACTAATTAATGCTGGTATGAATGTTGCCAGATTGAATTTCTCACATGGAAATCACGAGGAACATTCTGCAAGAATTCAAACGATTCGTAAAGTATCTAAGAAAACAGGTAAAGTTGTTGGAATATTATTGGATACAAAAGGACCTGAAATTCGCACACATAAAATGGAAAATGGTGCGATTGAGCTTCAATCTGGAGAAACAATTGAAATTTCGATGACAGAAGTGTTAGGTACTTTAGAGCGTTTCTCTATTTCCTACGAAAAATTAATCGAGGATGTTCATGAAGGTTCAGTCATTCTATTGGATGACGGACTAATTGAATTAATCGTGCAAAAAATTGATAAAGAGAATGGAATTATTTCTACTTATATTCAAAATGCAGGAACGTTAAAAAATAATAAAGGTGTCAATGTACCAGGAGTATCGGTACAATTACCTGGCATGACAGAAAAGGATGCTCAGGATATCCTCTTTGGTATTGAACAGGATATAGACTTTGTTGCTGCTTCTTTCGTTCGTCGTGCAAAAGATGTGCTAGAAATCCGTAAGCTACTAGAAGAAAATAATGGTGAACATATTCAAATTATCGCTAAAATCGAAAATCAAGAAGGCGTAGATAATATTGATGAAATTATTCAAGTATCTGACGGCTTAATGGTTGCAAGGGGAGATCTAGGTGTAGAAATTCCAGCAGAAGAAGTTCCTTTAGTTCAAAAGAAACTAATTACAAAATGTAACGAAGCTGGAAAACCTGTTATTACAGCTACTCAAATGCTCGATTCTATGCAAAGAAATCCTAGACCTACTCGCGCAGAAGCAAGTGACGTCGCAAATGCTATATTTGATGGAACAGATGCAATTATGCTTTCTGGGGAAACAGCAGCTGGGCTTTATCCAGTAGAGGCTGTTCAAACGATGGATAAAATAGCTCGTCGTACGGAAAATGCAGTAGATTATCGTGAAAATGTAACGAAAATTAGTAAAGCACGTGACGTTAACCTAACGGATGCTATTGGTCAAGCAGTTGCACACACGGCGATAAACCTAAAGGTAAAAGCAGTTATTGCACCAACCGAAAGTGGATATACTGCAAAAATGATTGCTAAATTTAGACCTGGTGTTCCGATTATTGCTGTGACTTCAACTGCTACCCCATCTAGAAAACTAACATTAGTTTGGGGAGTATATCCAATTGTTGGAAAAAAAGCTCACTCAACAGATGAGATTTTGGAAGTAGCTGTGGAGGAAAGTATTCTTCACCATTACGTAACTCATGGGGATCTAGTTGTCATTACGGCTGGTGTACCTGTTGGAGAAGCGGGCACAACAAACTTGATGAAGGTTCATATTATTGGAGACTTAGTTGCAAGAGGACAAGGTATTGGTAAAAATACTGCATTCGGAAAAGCAATAGTTGTGAATAACGCGGAAGAATTAGCTGGACAAGATACAACGGATAGTATTATTGTGACATTAGGATCTGACCGTGATATGGTCCCTAGTATTGAAAAATGCAGAGGTTTAATCACCGAAGAGGGTGGTTTAACTAGTCATGCCGCAGTCGTTGGACTTAGCTTAGGTGTGCCGGTTATTGTAGGTGTTAAAGATGCCACAACTCTTATAAAAAATGGCCAAGAATTAA